The stretch of DNA ACCTTTCCCTAGGCATCCTCCTTGGAGAATTGGGTGGCCTTTCTTCATCTCCCTGCATGTGGTATCTGGTCATAGGTGAAGCCCCTCTTTTTTGAGCATGCTCTATCGCATCAATTAAATTGGCCCAGTGGTCAACATGTTGCTCTCCTTGATAGGAATCTTTGTTCCAATGTGTGCTACTTTCTACTTTGTTACCATATTCAGGTTTTCTCCACGCATCAGACTGTACCGATGAATGTATCTGGTTATCATATAATCCTTCTGCTCTCCTCCCATGAATAGTTGGGATTCTGTTAATATTCGAGAGGTTCAAGAAGCTGTTAATAACCAGCAATGCAACAACAACAAGTTTTTTGTAACACCGACTTTAGATTAAATACCTTGAATACAAGGGAGATCTCGAACGCGGACGTGACATTGTTTCCTTGAAAAACAAGAAACTGTTAGCCATGAGACCAAATTTATGCAACCGAGGTCTCCATTCTGAGAATTTACCGATGTTTTAACATAGTTGTTTTTCATCAAAATACAACAGCACAAAATggcgtattatatatatatatatatatatatatacatatatatataaacaccctTTTTAAAATCcctcttttgtgtgttaaataTAAAACTCAAGTTTATATGAATTATAAACCTGAAATACGCACTGAATGTGGTCATAAGAAGTTTAAACAAACTTATCTGTAAAGTATTTTGACGTTTCGGCACATTATGACCAGGCAGTAAATATGCATgattttctataattttttctGGTCACTAATGATTGCttttaagattttgttttattatttttattattattatttgttttaatatagatatttatgagacaattttccatttttgtcaatttgtaaaattaatacatttaaattattatacttATTAGCACCTAAATCATGCTTTCAGTGGAACAAAAGCCTGGAATtcatataaaaattttaatattaccaGGTTTCAATGACAGGAACCCCACCCCCCTCCCATTTTTTCCCCTAACAATTTATGCAGGTATTTTTTCTTTACCCTTCGAATCGTTTCGTTAACACtgcaaaattaaatacaaaaaatacatttataaaaatacaggggttaaagtggaaaaaaaatcctgagcctgaactttttttggggggtggggggggggggggggggtgtttggagagaaactccacagacagacttaattcaaatattgacgatagtaacaaaaatacagtaacaagagcttaaagtgcttagaaaatggtaaacagactgagatagacatgaatctcttcaatgattatgtttggcaccatttatttaaaagtactatgtcaaataaagtgttttcttctaaacaataacaagtgcttaaataattaagtgctcaaagtgctaaagaactgaactgctaaactgaagattagaagtgaaatcaaggctattatcactttttttctgggatgtaactcgcatgttgatttgaaaccaacaggctagtgaacgctttttttgtcttctgccagttttctacacagggtgaccagtggctgcgaaattctgaatgacaaatcattttctgcTATAAATGTGCACACACGTATTTTTTAATCGCAGACATGGTCAGTCATAGACAACGgtgtgtcagctaatagttgctcCCGGCTAGAGACCTGCACTCCCGCGGGAGTACCGTGGGACCCAGCGCCACCGAGCGCggcgcgggacaatatttgatggctgaatgcggacgcgggcggcaacatattattgtgtgcgggttgcgggaaaatgaaattatttgcgggacaaataaaagacaaaataacaaaacaaaagaactagaaacaaatagacctttgtttataataaaattaaatagactttgcggaatgggaggatgcGGTGCATAGACAGTGACGTGTAATTCGATTCCGTaatagcgatatatttaaatgtcaaattggatggattagaagcacaTAGACCAGCCAgatgatgtcctccagtggtggaaaagacgaatttccgagattaagcaaacACGCCATGTACTTTGTATTCCCGCTAGCGCACCATCGGAGagggctttcagtatttgcggtcgcatactggagcagagaaggattaaactgaagctctcaacagAGAAGAGAGCTTCAGAGACATGATATTCCTGCATGGGCACATTAAGTAGTCGTACAGTTTTTTtagtcaattcagtttatttttatttagcttaataTTTCAAATTGATCTATTTTGTTATAgaggaataaggatatttttgttaaatatttgaattgctcaggccccataagatacttttcctttgaaactgaaataaatccaggtttattattattatataatttataaggctatatagcctaattattataggtaggcctatatatatatttttatttacatttcttactttttttactgtatatgttctaagttccttgttcatgttcatacttttaattaaacgcaaataaaacgaaacatttgtttattttccgtttctttttaaatttatattcaacaggggagcaagtgaaaaaataagagtagcaggcagaatatgcaatgtattaaaaaaaaagaaaaactactgtaggctatacgtttacccgcgggattttgcgggcgggagcgggacgaaACTTTATTGTTTGCGGACGGGAGCgggagaaaataacatttttgctGGAGCGGGACGGAAAAATCCCTCCCGCGCAGGTCTCTACTCCCAGCAACGTCGTGGTAAGTTTGAGTGCACGGGCAGCGGCTCTATGACCGGAGTCTGGTGCAGGTTTTAGCTCGCAAGTCACTATTTCAAATCACGACTAACGACTTTTGACTTCTGAGCGCAGGGAaatttagctagattattaattttattgcaacgttacactgtcctaaaatctatttttcaacgtgtaccacttgcataaacactggctGTTGTTTCACAGGTTAAGGTTGGAAAACACGGGTTTCCTGGAACGCGACATAAATCATaacgagcaagcactttcttaccgctgctggcatACAGTAATTCCTCGAGtaaatcatgcagaaacaagccccgggctctctcagtttcttgcaccaactgccaaaaagcgccatttatttttgagtcctttatctattgctaggagtctaggacatcatcccaaggcttcataaacttgcgctccatttttgttttctccgacaacgctaacgtgacattgaTGCATGGGCGTCAATCATCCTTcacgcccttctctgcttctgataggcttgtaacgttagttaaagctgcgttcctctcatatgattggtataagaaataaattggctcgaaaatattaaactgcatgcgcaggctctcaaatattatatattttttcccctcacggccacacgccggagatccggcacggtgccggaatactttaagccctgaAAATACCATATCGACTGCAGTAGGCGTTACTGAAGTAAAACCATCGCAAAATGACTTAAGGGCTAAACTATAAAAACTCTATTATAAGCAACAGAAATACTGCCACTTAATGCTCGTACATAATGAAAAGAGATTGCAAAAGCACTCCAAATGAAACAGTAACTCATTCCACTAACTAACACTACGTTAATAATTAATATTCCTCAACATTTTTCAGATGAACCATTTAATAGTCCTACGCAGCACAAAATGACCTTAGATCGACGGTGATACTACAGTATGGCATAAAGCACATTTATAGAGAAACACGTTTTAAAATGAACATAATTTATAGAATAAAATACCAGAAAGTAATGTTATAGTACGTTACTTATTGTTAGCCTCACATACCCCGCGAAACGGCTTCCACGCACTGCTAGACGATGCGTCCACCAAAATACCAGTTTCTCGCGAAAGAAAGGAACAAACTGTCGCACAGTGAATTACATCACAGCATGAAGAGCTATGAGAATCAGAACGATGACTCAAATATTGGTGAATTGTTgatatatctgtttttttttcacacgaCCATCTTGACCCATACACAAGATTGACCCGGAAGAGAATCAGTGACTGCCTCGTTTTCAGCAGCAGCTCACAGTGAACGACACTGGCCCCTACAGACACTTTTGTAGATTGTCACCCACatgtaaaaatcaaaataaaataaaataaaaagaaataaaaaaaaaacacattttgaccGTTCACAGGAATATCCGCCTgatcaaatatttataatatcatCATATAATTCAACTTATAATTCGTCACGTTGGCACGTGTTTTAAATGTTGTCTAtgactttttaaattatattttatatgtaatttaattgaatgtgtatataaaaatgtaaaaacatccatctatctatcaggAAACAAAACGATTCATTAAAGAGAGAAAATATAAGGTGATTCACAAAAAACGCAAACAATTGTTTTggatattaattatattgttacattatatatatctttatattatattatactatacacTGTAACAACATGTCCCGCTATTGGTAATCAAACTTGTAATAAACTGTATCCAGTACAGTATATCCctatatcctatatatatatatatatatatacacacacatatatatgtatatatatatatacacacacacacatatatatatatatatatatatatccagtacAGTATATCCCTATatcctatatatacatatatatatatacacatacacatatatatatacatacatatatatatatacatagatatataaatatacatacatatatatacgtacatacatatatatatatatatatatatatataatgtcgcTGCATGTGCTCGATATAATAATGCAAGCAAATACATATTGCAAACCAGTACAActatataaattgtaaataagGAAAGATCACGGTGTGATACATGTTTTATTGTAATGTCATTATCTCAAGGTTCAGCAAATTCTAAGCAGCGGATTCATGCACCTTTTCTCAAATGTCATTTTGAAGTGCTGAATTACAGTATTAACCCATCACTCTCTGTATAATCAAAAATGTAATCAACATCCCAAgttcagacagatagatagatagacagatagatagaaacttccatctttcaagaaatgtgtttctTATTGGTCCTGAAGCAATCCAGCGCATCTGAAGTTTTACACTATAGCATCATGACATCACCACCAAACATCAAAAGAACTAAACTCACGTGCAAAGCTCACTAGCAACCTGAGTATACAAGATGGTAAACAGAGTATTTTAAGCAACATACTCAGGAAGTTCAGATCTTTGAATTAGTTTGATTTGTGTTGCTCTTGGTTGCTTGGTTTTCTTGATCTGCATAGAGCTGTGTGCAATGATGTCATATAACAAAACAATACAGAAAACGTCTATGAAGAATTAAAAGCACTATGCTATTTATCACAATGAAACTGTGCACTTTTAATTCCCTTTTTAAACTTTTACACAATAAATTGCATTAgaagtacactttttttctgtatatgtCCCCATAACGTCTAACTGCTGTTGACTAATAATACATTAATGCCAGTTTAACAGTGTTATGGTGGAATAATATCACACTTTACATCTATTCATATCCACTTTCAGACTACAAAGCTTGGATTGCAGAGACGATGCGGAGAAGTCATGGATTTACACAATATACTGTTTGCAAACCCCAGCCATACAGTACAGCACAATTAGCAGAAGCAGCACATAACTGCTCGGTTTGCTGGTCATTTATGcaatccaaaataaaacaaattacacaATGGAGCTGCTACAATTGTCACGATGCATCACTCTTCAAAGCTACAGGTGTATAACAAGAATAAGAAGATCACTAGGACTGCCCTAATACAGTTGCGTTGTTTGGTGATACTTAGCTGAAATGATGTGAAATATAATATACATGAGGATCAGGTGAACCTTATTTTATGTGTGGGGGAATCAACTGTCAGGTTGTCCCTTCTTTGCTATTAACACATTATTTGACGTTAAGTCCTTGTTCTTCTGTTTAGAGGATATTCAGGAAGCTGCTGAGGCACAAAGGCCTGGTCTCATCTTTCAGCTCAACTCCAATTCATTAGTTCACTCCAGACCCATGCTTCAATAGTGTCTAAAACAGAAAAGACAACAAATATGAGATGGTTAAGCTAAAGGGATAGCTTACCCACAAAATTAATATTCTGCCCTGTTTCTCACTATCATTTTGGTTTCAAACCTGAGTTTCTTTAAACAATGAAAATGGCCAATTAGTGAATGAGTTGTTCTTTTGAGTCATGAATGAATCAGCTGCTTAGGTTCACAAAACtagtctgaatgattcattcaagaaTCAGACTTCGCTACTGATCTCATTAACATGTCATTTTGTGATCCACAGAATAATAaacaagtcatacaggtttgaaataacaTGGTGGCGAGTAAATGACAGAACTTCAGTTTTGAGGTGAACTGTCCATTTAAGGCAACACTACAGGCAAAAATATTTGGtcagttttgagattttggggTATTTGGCTTTTCATAGCATGTTGTTTCAGACTAGTGAAAAGAAAACAAccacaatacatttttaagtattacttttaatgtactttatttatttggatctctagatttcatttacaatatatattttaaagggctgttttcttaatttagtttttttcatgcACCAAgtcagaaatctccacttcacttcacttataaAACATTCTATTCCCAAAAATCTGGAAAAAAATCTGGCTGCTGACAGAATATTCTGACTCATGGAGTGATAAAAAGAAATCCAAAATCACCTCATGAAAAAGCAATCACCTTTGCATTAGATGTTGAGCTTGTCTGAGGTGGGTCTAAGACTCTGGAAAAGTGACGAGTCAATAGCAGCGCTACTGCAATCCTGGATCAGGTTCTTGTTGCAGTCACCAAAAGCTGGAGCAGCAGACACTTTGGGATGTGACACCTGTCCTGTCAGAACGTGGATATCGCCCAAAGCCACAGAAGTCATGCTGTTCTGTGAGATCTCGCTGATGGGGGAATATTCTGAAACGAGATCGTCTCTGGACACTGGACTGCAATGACAAGTATTTTGGTTTATTACATGAACTGGCAATATTTGATCAATGTGGTTATAAAACCTATTTATTCTGAAATAACGTGGCATGGCTTTGTTGGAGCTAACCTGACATCCATGGACTGAACCCCATCTGAGAGATCATCTACCCCGCAGCTCTTTGCTTCCAGTGGCTCAAGACATATGATTGGGGACTCAGATTTTACCTTTGGTGGACTAATAATTGCTGTGTTACCTGTTGTGTGAGATTAATGTagtttaatcaaaaaaaaaaaaaaatcaagagcaTTTTACCAGATTGTCAAGATTCTATTTTGAGATGACAAACTAATTTCAGTCGTAATTACACCACTTGATGGCGCTATTTTTTTTCTAGAGACAATAGATTTCCACATGCTGAGTCACTCAGCAACAAGAAAAAGACTTATGAGTCTgtgtgtttaaatgaattaatacacTGAAAGGGAGGGTTAAACACATGCTCACTATAGATCTGTATAATGATACAGGTCATATCAATACCTTCAGTTTCCAAAGCAGACAGTGAGATGGACTGGGAAACAGAAATTGGGGATGGGACTTCCATCTGCACCTCTTCTTTCTATCCAAACACATGACATGCAATATTATTTGCTACAGTCAGTAAATATTTTTCATCTGATAATTTAATTGGCCTGCAGAGAATTTATTAACCTTTTCCCCATCCGGTTTCCTTGTCCTTTTCATAATCTCCTCAATGCGCTGCCAAAATCAAAGATGCAAACATCAACATCATAAgctttaattaaaacataatCTCAACGCAACAAAGTAAGTAGTTGCGGAtgttgttttgattatttttttcaacactTACCACAAACCAGACAATGTAAAATACACCTAATCATTTCCAAATAAATAACGTATCATATAAAATCAAGTAGAATATCTTGTTTGCCATGAAAGGATTTAAATTACAAATGGGTTGCAAACACCATTTCTCGTTGACTTTACATGCAGCCAGATACAGCTGCTCTGTTGCACACTCTATAaagtttaaattaagttttaattggGAAATAAATCTATGCATAGATTAGTAGCCCTCAGGGATTACAACTTCATAATTACCACTAAACTTCTCTCATTATAATGCACTTTACATTGCATAATCTTTTTAATAGAGTCAATGTGAACACATTTTCAATGTATTGCTTGATTCTAAACGTaaacacaaagaaaagaaaagaacctTCTTCCTTTGAAGTCTTTCCTGCTCCTCTTGAATTTTCAGAAGCTCTCGCTCCTGTCTCTTCCGTTCAGCCTCTCTATGAACGCGCTGCACTGCTTCCTCCCTCTGCCAAACATCATGACACATCACATCTCCAACTATATCACATTCACCCCTACAGATATTCACAGCTACAGAAGACAGATTGTGGCTGCATGTGACTGGGTGGATGAGTATTCTGAATGTGTCTCGATGAGTtgttatttatgtttgtttttgtggtctttttttgtatttatgtatactacttcgattttttttaaattttttattattaatttgtgtttGTTGAAATCTGAGACCACTGCTGACAATATAATATATTtcgaattataaatataatttataataaaaaataaaacatcaaatcaaTCTAAAATATAcatctaataaatgtattttataatatataatatcactTCAGCAGTGGTCTCAGAGTTTTGAGTTCCAGTGTTTAAACAACTATTATAATGAATCAGGACAGATTGGTGCTGCACGTGTTTGAGTCAGTGACCTAATGGATGAGTATGCTGCATGTGTCTTGATGagtcagttttatttttgtgcattttcctTGTTCcttatgtatttatgtaataattatgtagattttttatttttattttgtttgttaaaacAGTGAGGTACAAAATTCTAAGACCACTACTGAAACTGTAATAGATCTTGCATTATagtattaatgtaattatttaaaaaaaattattaaataaatgaaaatgtataacaTTTTCATCAGTCTGAGACGTTTAGTTTCGACCGTTTGAAAAACGAATCTAATTGattgtattttaatgtaattgatTGTATAATCCCTCTGACCTGTCTCTCCAGATCATCCTGGAGCTCCTTCCAGCGTTGTTCCTTTTGTTGCCTGTCTTCCAGTTCTCTTTGACAGCGCTCTTCCTCCTGTCTCTGTCTTTTCTCCTCTGCCTCTCGAGCTGCCTGTTCCTGCCGCTGTCTCTCCTCTTCCTGCTGCCTCTGGAGCTCCTCAGCCCTGAGCCTGAGATTCATGAAGAAGATGATATATAATACGGAAGCAAACACAAAAatgtgacacacagacactagAGGCACACAATATTTCAACCTTTCATCTTCTAGGCGTTGCTTTTCTTCCTGCTCCTTCTGTACTCTTGCCAAGCGTCGTCTTTCCGCTAGCAGCCTGGAGGCC from Carassius carassius chromosome 35, fCarCar2.1, whole genome shotgun sequence encodes:
- the map7d2b gene encoding MAP7 domain-containing protein 2 isoform X3 — translated: MEQPASSPSTRRRSESSVKESLFFPVLERNEQERLEALMRRSIERNLQADQRPKRWTWGGPPGFCEVQDFMIPPESPDSVLSRHLSSSSTTLTNVSEKASSSPHRSPYRASPIRAERKKVSTSSYGQLDDLKAATIPKSPQVERPEKSITQTLADSSTKKPESPTTPTRSSSTNKNPSTPKRSKSCKSRIQSPASPGQYPPSPLRHRAITPSLENKRWEGEEKGSMEIKGCSTLDRKTSKAEKISKSTSKEFGHNAESPVTPTGKAGTNDAEEASRLLAERRRLARVQKEQEEKQRLEDERLRAEELQRQQEEERQRQEQAAREAEEKRQRQEEERCQRELEDRQQKEQRWKELQDDLERQREEAVQRVHREAERKRQERELLKIQEEQERLQRKKRIEEIMKRTRKPDGEKKEEVQMEVPSPISVSQSISLSALETEGNTAIISPPKVKSESPIICLEPLEAKSCGVDDLSDGVQSMDVSPVSRDDLVSEYSPISEISQNSMTSVALGDIHVLTGQVSHPKVSAAPAFGDCNKNLIQDCSSAAIDSSLFQSLRPTSDKLNI